From the genome of Bacillota bacterium, one region includes:
- a CDS encoding corrinoid protein — translation MTDRLSGLRESIVTGDEDGALSRVQEALAEGIEPTVIVSQGLAQAMEQVGLLWNKEEIFLPEVVYAADIFQECMQVLEPSLLGKPTDSKLGHFIIGTVSGDLHDLGKNMVAIMLRTAGFTVHDVGKDVSVEAFVEKVKELGKCLLGLSALLTTTMMEQRLVINALQEAGLREQVKVMVGGAPVTPGWAQEIGADGYAVNAHKAVELARRLVTREGGAPR, via the coding sequence GGACCGGCTATCTGGCTTGAGGGAAAGCATAGTAACGGGGGATGAGGATGGCGCCCTTTCTCGGGTCCAGGAGGCGCTGGCAGAAGGGATTGAACCAACTGTCATCGTGTCCCAGGGGCTCGCCCAAGCCATGGAGCAGGTGGGGCTCCTCTGGAACAAGGAGGAGATCTTCCTTCCCGAGGTGGTCTACGCCGCCGACATATTCCAGGAGTGCATGCAGGTGTTGGAGCCAAGTCTCCTGGGGAAGCCAACTGACAGCAAGCTGGGGCACTTCATCATCGGGACCGTCAGCGGTGACCTGCATGACCTGGGAAAGAACATGGTCGCCATCATGCTGCGCACGGCAGGGTTCACCGTGCATGACGTGGGAAAGGATGTGTCCGTCGAGGCATTTGTGGAGAAGGTCAAGGAACTGGGCAAGTGCCTGCTGGGATTGAGCGCCCTGCTCACCACTACCATGATGGAGCAGAGGCTAGTCATCAATGCCCTGCAGGAGGCTGGGCTCCGAGAGCAGGTGAAGGTAATGGTGGGGGGCGCACCGGTTACACCGGGCTGGGCGCAGGAAATCGGGGCTGACGGCTATGCTGTCAACGCCCACAAAGCAGTGGAGCTGGCCCGCCGGTTGGTCACTCGTGAGGGAGGCGCAC